The proteins below come from a single Zea mays cultivar B73 chromosome 8, Zm-B73-REFERENCE-NAM-5.0, whole genome shotgun sequence genomic window:
- the LOC100273381 gene encoding WAT1-related protein At5g64700-like, with product MAAGALEAKKPYLIALAVQIIGTGMFVISKAAFDDGMSTFVFIFYRMALASLILVPTAIVQQRKNLRPIMSDPRLLLKLFFLALIGNTFSLNTYNLTLKLTSATVGSALANSVPVFTFCLVLLLRMEAANLRTVAGVAKAAGVALCVAGVLVLALYAGPAMSPVNHHRAFAAAAPPRASTSSSRMTWITGTLLMVLANVTWALWIVLQSALLKEYPNRMLVTATQCVFSMLQSFVVAVVAERGDLSKWRLRCDITLVAVLYVGFVVTGLSHYLQAWCMELKGPVFLAMTNPLCFVFTIFSSSFFLGEIVHLGSVLGGALLVAGLYSVHWGKLKEEDMASDQEKTNKQEEEAAAAGASSALQQP from the exons ATGGCGGCGGGCGCGTTGGAGGCGAAGAAACCCTACCTGATCGCCCTCGCCGTGCAGATCATCGGCACCGGCATGTTCGTCATCTCCAAGGCAGCCTTCGACGACGGCATGAGCACCTTCGTCTTCATCTTCTACAGGATGGCCCTCGCCTCGCTCATCCTCGTGCCCACAGCCATTGTGCAGCAGAG GAAGAATCTGCGGCCCATCATGTCTGATCCCAGGCTGCTTCTCAAGCTCTTCTTCCTTGCCTTGATCGG GAACACTTTCAGCTTGAACACGTACAACCTGACCCTGAAGCTGACGTCTGCGACGGTGGGGTCCGCGCTGGCCAACTCCGTGCCCGTCTTCACCTTCtgcctggtgctgctgctgcggatGGAGGCGGCGAACCTGAGGACGGTCGCCGGCGTGGCCAAGGCCGCCGGAGTCGCGCTCTGCGTCGCCGGAGTGCTCGTCCTCGCCCTGTACGCCGGGCCGGCGATGAGCCCCGTCAACCACCACCGCGccttcgccgccgccgccccgccgcgtgcctccaccagcagcagcaggatGACGTGGATCACAGGGACGCTGCTCATGGTGCTCGCCAACGTCACGTGGGCGCTCTGGATCGTCCTGCAGTCGGCATTgctcaaggagtaccccaacaggaTGCTTGTGACGGCGACCCAGTGCGTGTTCAGCATGCTGCAGTCGTTCGTCGTGGCCGTGGTGGCAGAGAGGGGTGACTTGTCCAAGTGGAGGCTCCGCTGTGACATTACCCTCGTAGCCGTCCTTTACGTg GGTTTCGTGGTGACGGGACTGTCCCATTATCTCCAAGCGTGGTGCATGGAGCTGAAAGGCCCGGTGTTCCTGGCGATGACGAACCCGCTCTGCTTCGTCTTCACCATATTCAGCTCCTCCTTCTTTCTGGGAGAGATCGTGCACCTTGGCAGCGTTCTGGGTGGAGCTCTGCTTGTTGCCGGCCTTTACAGCGTGCACTGGGGAAAGCTCAAGGAAGAAGACATGGCATCTGATCAGGAAAAGACCAACAAGCAGGAAgaagaagcagcagcagcaggggcatCCTCAGCGCTCCAACAAccgtga